ctgagcaccgagcatcggacccgagtgttacgagtagtcgattcgctttggagagctgttggagtaggcgatggtctcgcaaaccaatctggttgctgttgtgcccttttttgggtgtcccacgtgctttccgtccacctcgacgtcaagtgtgtacctgtcaagggaaggagttctcgttcgggtctggacacttccgcactgggtggctcgttcagccttcgcctggtcctcctctcttctctgcggtcatttgccagtccttgctgcttctcattgaagaggaagttttgcatgatggtcatggccgcagtgagctcttccctagttggaatcggaggtcctgcatttgtggcggtcgtagctctgcttggctgtgacctcgccatcggttgagggtgctcctcttggtcagattctgaatctgaccgcaccatcatatcgtcgtaattgttgttaacaacatcattcaccattttcgcggaaagaggtgattgatgtctttcaaaggctttgaagtgttcttccccacagacggcgccaaattgttccggtgttgtaaggatggaaacaatgggcttcgaatgaaggcccttttgtatgtgttgaagatctttcttgtttgaatgagtagagtccgaattcacctgcacaagagcaaagtcactagcctcgggggtgtttccgaggaaagcccctccgatgcctaagtaagaacgatgctcggattctagagagaagttctctagaagagtagtcttaaggcgataaattggacgtaccttgaggtgtgagccttggcggcctatttatagtgtttgcacaataaatgcccataggtcatttattgctattgggccttgggccttaatggatggctgaatagccattggtaggtttgatgctgttgtttagagccattgggctttggacttagtggcccaattgagagtcaattgggagcccaaacaattaCTATACCAAAATGAAGCCCGTGTGAtagcataaaaattataaaatacattGTATTAGATCAAAAGTAAAACCATAAGGCAAGTGTAATAGGAAGACATAAAGTGtttaaatcaattaatttcatttCGGAAGATTATTCAATGGCTACAACAAAATGGTAGCCATtacaataaactaaatcttAACCCTTCATTGTTGTTAATTGATCTAGGCCATTGATTTAttggaaaatttgtaaatattaatccaacctttggccagttttctttaattaagccaacatatgagttattttagaataatccgAAGTTTTATAGTCATTCTCTTTTAATAGTCCCATGTGACCGGTAACCTATTAAAATGGTAATACTTATCCTAATTTGTCTTTTTAGAAAATAATTTCACCCTCTCCCCCTATCATCTTTAGCAATCATCGATCATCTTCATCCCACAACCGCCGATCTTTCTCCGACCGAATTCAAATTCAGGTTTAGGAAATCTTCTCCAACAAAGCCTTAGCAAGATTACCAAATCCATCAACCTCAACTCCAGAACATCTTCCTCTCCCATTAAGCTGTTTCTCACCTCACTCCCCCCTGCCTCTTCATTCACCGTCTATATAAACCCGTCACCGAACACATCCTCCTCTCACCTCACATCACATCACGAACCCAGACATTTCTTAGTTTCTGGAAAATTCGATTTCGTTAATGGAGGAATTGAAAATGGTAGAAGGAGGgggagaagaagaaggagaggaAGAGATCTTCTGCGGCATAGATTTCTATGTTCTACCGGAAGGATGCATCGCGGCTGTTGTTTCCTTCACTAGTCCTCGTGATGCATGTCGTTTCTCTTCTATATCAAAGATTTTCAAGTCTGCTTCTGATTCTGATGCTGTTTAGGAGAATTTTATGCCGTCTGATTACCGTGAGATTCTCGGTCGATCCGATAATGGTGTTTCGCTTTTGGATTCTCTTCCAGGCGTTGAATTGAGGTTATAGGCGCTGAATTGAGGAAGgaaggagaaggagagggaGCATAGAAGAGAGCGGAGAAGAGAGCAGAGTGAGATTTAGAACAAAATAATAGAATACAATTGACATTTTCATTCAATAATTAGAACAAAATCTAAAAATGGGAGcttggaaaaagaaaaaaaaaaagaaaaatgataatATTTTTGACTAATTAGAAAGGGACACGTGTATAGGTAACTTGTTATAGCAGGTGGGTTACCTGTTGGGACTATTAAAAGAGAATGACTATAAAAGTTcggattattctaaaataactcatatgttggcttaattaaagaaaaccggccaaaggttggattaatatttacaaattttccttgatttaattaactatatattttgaaaaaatgacaaaaaaaataatgaaaatgaaaatcccACATTTTTATCCCACATTCAGTTTCTGGTGTTTCTCTTTCTTAATCCCTTCTCCCATTTTCCAACTGTCAACCATAGAAATTCCTGAAAAATGCATCCATGACAGCATGATCTATTTCTACTCTTCTTCTTTTAACATTAAAACCATCTCAAATTATGTTATTCGATTAAAATTCTCTTCTAGATCCGAAGTAATTGAAATTGGAACGAAATTTGAAGAAATTTTGTATTAAGAATAAGTTCGTAACAGAGACCTGcaaatttaaaaattatgaaCAAAGAGACAGCCATTGTCAAACTTGTAATTCgcaatttttgttttttaactCATCAAACAAAGCAAAGTGATTATTTGTACTACGTACGTAATTTAACAATCAGTTCTgcaaagttttaaaaaaaataacgaAACTGTGATTGTATTTATCATTTTAGTGATCGAAGTCGGATCAGAATGGGCGAAAGCGCCTGGGTTGGACTTTGATTGTTTTGTTGTAGATTTTCTTTTTTGGAGAGATCAGGGTACAGATCGTAGATGAGGATATaagtatttttaatttttaatttttaatttttttatataaaacttattttaatttaatgattaaatggtataaaacaaaataaaagtcAGTAAAATCAATGGACAAGAATATTCCACTTTTATTCAAAGGCTAAGATTTAATAGTTTGTGGTGGCCACCACTTTATTGTGGCTATTGTAAAATTGTCCTTTCATTTCTTGATTAATTTGCTCTGTTTTACTGTCGTACTTCATACGGATTAAGTAGTAGTATTAGTTAGATCTAAACTaagataataccaaaattaaTGTCCTCAACTGCAGAACTATTAAGTGCGTCATTCTCTGGGGATTAGAGAATAACCGATGTACTACTATCGTCTATCTTTATTCACGTGAGACTATGAGAGTGAATTTCCTAATAATTGGAGATAAAATTCTGGTAAAGATTCGtcttttattttataagtcttATATTCATGTTGTTGGATTTGTTTTCATAATTTTCTTGTTTTAATTATAGTGGGCATTGATTTGGATGTTGGACAAGAGGTAAATTCATCTGAGTTATTGGGAATTGAAGTGAAAAGTGATAAGGAAGCATATGAAATTTATAACAACTATGCATATAAAAAAGGATTTAGTGTACGTAAGGGCAAGTTTAGGAAAAGATCTGATCAAGTTACAGTTTATATGAGGCATTTTGTGTGTTCCTATGAGGGTTTTAAAGGTAAAAGTGTTGAGCAAAGGTTTACAACAAGTTAGACACTCGTACTGGTTGTAACGCATTTGTACAATTTGATGTTAACAAATTAGGTGTTTATAGATGTGCTaagaatttgtaaaatttataagtaaatttgaaatgaataaaaaaaaaaaatcaaattgtaTATGTAACATTTCGAGAAATCGTCCGAGCTACTAACTAATCCCTCCgtatctttttgttctttacgttttcctttttgggtgtcccaatgttctttacatttccttttatattatcacataaatgatttaatattctatcaaaatttgtgtccaactattatattaaccaattaaattaattgggtcatttaatcccACACTTTTCCATAGGGACAttatattttctcattttcccaatatcataattttgataagagtgaaaacattgtAAATAAACGTACTTTTCCTCgtttacatgaaaaacttagaagaatctcaatgcacattaattagtcgttaaaccgcgtacaaaataccaaacgtaaaaaacaaaaagagacggagagagtaGTCCGTACTCCGTAATTTATAAAGCCCTACCAGCCAACTCTGGACAAATATATATctctttcaatttttattttattttaataataagtAGTAGTGATTTGCGTTCTCTTGGTTCCTTACATTTTTTTCTCACATTTAAACGGATCTTTCATTCCAAACCAACGAACAAAAATCTTAATATAGCAATCAAACATAAAACACAGGTTAGTTAACTGGTACTATCACTCAATTTTCTCCAACACAATATGAGCCATGGCAAAATGTTGACTTGACCtgttttctaattaaactattttCTTGAAATAAAATGTTTAGAGAACTATAATTCAGAATTTCAGATAACTAAAATTGAAATAGATAAAGGATTGACCATAACCAAAcagagaaaaataagaaaataataataaagccctaattaaactaatgtaattttttttttaatttaaaatctatTCATTAGTAAAAAGTCATATGACATCTACAACAAAAATCGAATTTAACAAATAtataacaaattgaatcaaaaagaggtattccttcatcaaaactaccATCGTTGGGAAGATCTTGCACTGTGGGACATATCGCGCTGGAACATACAACCTTTTCGGAGAGACGAtctaacgatttgttgtagccgcgATGACGGTTTCCATCCTATTCATTTAAGTcaatttaaaattttgataaCTGGTTCAATCTCGTATAATTCTTTATCAACGAACCGAATTCACGACGATACTCCACCAAAACTATACTAATACTATAACCCAAATACTCAACTAATCCCACCTTCCCACCACAGGGGAACTTACTACACTCAAACGATGTAGTTTTATTGAATCTGAAGACAAACACATGAATAATTAAACCAAAAGGGCCGGAGGAAGAAATTTGACTATTTCCGGCCTAAAAAccctttaaaatttgtaaaccttagagagaaaaaaaaaaaaaaaaaaaaaaaaaagaaagaagaaaagaggACGGCTAGGGTTTAGGAGAGTTTGCAAAACCTAATGTAATTGAAacaaagaatccggagatattAGAGTTTCAAGATAGGTGATGGAGTAGGCAATATCATCACCTCTTTTATGTTGTGCAACATATTTATTATTAACTTGGACATATTTCAAAGTATCTTGAGTTGCATCAAGAACAAGCATATGTTCCATATTTGTGTTCTTTTTTTCCATAATCATAACCCTAGCATTACCAGTAATCTTCAACAAGCTATGCTCATCTCCCATATACCTCCAATCTCCTCTATGCTTGAACAATCTCTTCCACGACTCGCGCCCTTCATCGTTGTCACATCCCTCCAACATCCAAGTCTCAACACATGTGGGAACATCAGCATCTCCCCAAAAAGAATCAATAGTTTGACAAACACATAAATTATTCCTTCTTGTGATTCCAACGAATGCTTTTACGGTATACATGTCCTTAGGCTTGATATGTTTTGTGATCCTTCCCTTCATATCAGATGTTCTCTCAAATATTTCTTTAACCAAATCAAATTTAAGTATATAATAATCAGTTATTGAACCCCAATTGCTACATCGAGGCCCAACAACCCAATGAAATTTTTCATGGAGTTGAACTGCCTCCTGTATTTTAGTAATCGAACGCCAATTACTCCAAGGTTCATAGTTAATTTGAGCATATGTCGTTGACGATCCCATTCCTTGAACAGCAACATTGAAATCTAACAATCTCCACTTTCTTTTCTTAAATGAGTAAACATATATTATTGATTCTGAATCTCTCCTATAATAGCGTGTAGCTACCACCAACAAGATCTTATAGTCATTGATCGAGGAGGCAAACCCGAACCCGGATTTACAAATGCTATACCCATTTATAGGTGATTCGATATCTCGATATTCGTTTGTGATTGGATTCCAAACTATGATCACATTTGCGTTTATGACATGTAAGCAAACAAGACCGTTACATGACCCTAGACTTGCTTCTACTGGTGGGGTCACCGATACGAAGTTTCGATCCACCTCATTTTTGGTGTTTTCTTTGTGGTTAAGGTCCAGATTGAGTGAGAATATGTAGCCTTCTGATCGGAAGAAAAGGAAGGATGGAATTAAAGGCGACTTTTGAGATGAACAATGGTGAAAGTGAGATTTGTGAAATAAAGGGTTTGTGATTATTGATTTCCATGTTTTGCAGGTTGATCTTAAACGAACCAGAGATTTTGCAGGTAATCTCACGAGTATTTCAGAGAGCAAATCATCGGATAAGTGCGCCGCCATTGATCAAATGATTTTTCCTATGCTGATTTTCCTAGCCCTAACTAGAGGGTAATTAAACGaaaatgtttttatttttttgggattAGGTTTAGAAAAATTATGCATAGTTTAATGAGTTTATATTCAAGGAGTATGGGCCCTAAACTTTTACTTCTTTCTGGGCCCTAAATTTcaccccaaaaaaataaaatttattctctATTTACACTTTGGTATCAGGCTTTGGCCTCGCTTTGTTGTCAAGTCTTACGGTATAAAAGGTCAAATCTAGAAAGTTGGAATAGGAATGAAAATATGAAACCATGATAGTACGGGTTGAAAATTGATTGTTAATATCATCTGTTTCGTTTTAGttttaaaagttttttttgccCTTTATTTGATATCTGGAATTTTGGTATTAGCCAAATCAACCTCCTTGGACCTCTAAGTTATAATACAAACCTCAAATCTTGGTGCTTAATTTGGGGTATgtgtttaaattatttaaaaactgGGTTAGGTCAAGCACaacacatactccctccgtcccgaaatactcgatccggtttgaccggcacagagtttaagggacttgaaatgacttatttaatttaatgggtagtagttgatagtggggtattattttaatgcaattagtgggaggtgggttaagaggtgcggttgggggagagtaggggttgaatttttaattattttttgtatggagtagggggtaggtgggttaatagggttggagtgagaaataatataatattgttagaatatttctatttttagaaacagatcaagtattaagggacgacccgataaggaaaacaggtcaagtattccgggacggagagagtagatgttaatataaacaatattttAGTACAacactaataaaaaaaatatttttaatgaaaCAAAATATTGTCGTGTATTATAGgataaaaaagagaaaataatctATACTTAGTctacaaaaaacaaaatgacaTGCGATTTGGTCATCCCTTCGTTTTCCTCCATCAATTTGGTTTTTTTCCcaagttttttattttgttgtttgctATATTTTACAACAACGGTCTCTTCCACTTCCTCTTCCTCATACATCATCAATTCACCAATTTATTCAAACATCTTCCACTCCATTTTCTCTTTTAACACTAATTCACTATTTAATTCATGTATTCTTTCAACCTTCAGATTCTACCTCTATTTAAATCAATTCTACTGCCCACTAAAGCTCCCTCTTGAATAGCTCTCCAAACCGCCATCATTTACGTATGATTGTATGAACCGGCGAGAATGCTCTTATCGTTTCACGTCCTTCACTACTATGGCCTGTTGGTGAACAGATAACCCAACCTACTCCTGCATGAACATCAAACATGTTCTCTTTTACTTTCGTTTTCTTCCAGGCACCATCTGTGATGATTGTGATAGGCGGATCACCACCTGCAGTTTCTGTACTCCAAAAAGTAGTAATTAGGTCCCAATACCAAGTTGATAAAAATCAACTTTCCTGCTTGCGACATTGAGCAGAATTTGCAGCACCCTAGCATAAATAAAGTTGAACTTCTGCTACAACCTCCTATCCACTTTCATAGGGCATCCAAGATAGGTGCCTTGCTCTACTTTATTCTTGACCCCCCGATGGTTTCCTCATATACCTGGCAAAGGTTAACGACGTGTTAGGGCTGAAGATCACAAAGGATTTCTCAAAACTTACCATTTTTGCGGAAAGTTTGCAGAACATGTCAATCGTTTCTCTCAAAAGAGCACATGAATGAGGTGATGGCTTAAAAAATGCATTATCTGCAAAGAATAAGTGATTCGACTTCGATTTCGTTCTCCACATATGAAGGCCCTCTAACAGTCCACGTTTTTGTAGATTTGTCGACATCTATCGAGAAAGGACTTCCATGCCTTGAATAAACAAGTATGAGGAGAAAGCATCTCTTTGTCTTAACCCACCCGTAAGGGGGGAAGAATTATGTTATTATCTGTTtctttgatcagttgaactctaaaacgtaccgagaaatacctctggatataataaggatgactatatactcgatcttaccttatgttcatgagcaggcatcaagcgacaaaggaattaggaaatgcacacttatccctaaggacaagtgggagactcaaggaaataatgcccttggtccaagtatacatttaatgataagtaaatgcggttcagtattaattaacaagttaataaattcagtgaaatcaagtgaactgaatgcctaactagaggtcgcttcagttcaagtagaattaataatactaatccacaacttactcttgactgaacctgtagggtcacacaaatagtatgtgaacggatcaagtatttaagtgaatatatttattcattaagtacgccatttatgaacattcagaaatgacagatctcggttccagtgggagctgaaatcgtcaaaaggaaaaataaagaatactccggaaatggtgatattgccggaaacggaaatatggttcatgactaaatcaaaatattatccaagtcgtagatgttgtcggaaacggaaatatggctcgtatcggaaaatatatatcatcggaaatagaaatattattggaatcggaaatattgccggaaacggaaatattaccggaatcggaaatattgtcagaaaagaaaattatttccggaatcgtaaatattaacagaaacgtaaatatttttttcgaaatggaaatgaattccggaatcggaaaacgaatctgAAGCTcaacgagcgacaagccggcaagcgagccaacccatcgctcgacgagcaaggcagtagccatgggccgcgccaagctacaAGCAAGGCAGGAGACATGGGACGCGCCCTaagaacaaggcagcaaccATGGGTCGTGCCAAGCTACAAGCAAGGCAGAAGCTTTATGGGTCGcgccaagctgcaagcaaggcagcagctcatgggtcgcgccaagcctgcggcaaggcagcagcgcatgggctgcgcccaAGCTGCGAGCAGCGTGTGTGCAAGGCCTGCCGAGGCATGGGCCGTAGTACGTTGGGCCGAGGCAGCACGCACACCAgcgtggcccttgtggctgcgttgggttgtttcatcttgggctccaagaaatatcTAATTGCTTAATTcccttggattaagtattccaAGTCTTACTAGAATTATTCAAttattaagagtttaattaatgttgcaattctaattgaataataaTTTCAGTCCTaatagggttggtaattctattcctagcaagactcaaattccttatttcctacactataaatattaGGCTAGGCAGATccgaacgtgatgtggactttctacggaggggcaaggtttggggctctaaagacttgttcttgttcggttcaggagcagctagggaaggcacacatcacattgtatgtcacctaaattatgctaattgactatgtggcaattaatttggattctggctttatgatttttccgcatgaattatattgttgtattattcataacctaacagctccTGCATGCGATGGTGTGGGAGGTCATCCGTGACACTTGAGTTTGATAGCTAAAAACCGTGTACGTATTTGTTGTAATGAGTGTAGTTATAACTATTTAATACCTTAAGTTTACCGAATAACTGAATACAAATTTATTGTATATTAGGGTAACATATTATGACCCAGttttagttgttacacttctaaattaggaatgacccaacaattattatattgtctctcttcccactattcCCCCCcacccacaccctctctcattaaattttaaaaaaataccccactaactcctatacatctactttttcgataaaataacaattgacaaccaaacaaccacttatcacctaaaaatttgtgcaaaggtaagtgtaacgactAATTTGGGAGGGAGTAACTTTTTTATACtataaattactccctccgtttctttttgtttgttacgtttgaacttttgcacgtttattaacgtataataaagattctttttctttttattgaaaaaataaactcaagtaatacctcaatccactaatcattacaacaaccaataagattgttttatttataaaatgaaccaataatggaaaagcacaaagattgctaacttaacatatttgggaaattgtaaagaaatttaatgagttgaatttttgaccaattaaaattaaaagatggcacaaaaaaatatagtataataagttcataaaaggaaagattctctcacgtaacaaacattgtgaaacaccttaaaaggaatacgtaacaaacaaaatgaaacggagggagtaatatatttTTCGGGATAAGCTTTCGAAAGGTTACGTTACTACCTTGATTTGTACATTAACTATATATGAGGGATTTCGAAGATATGTTTTTTATTAAAGAGAaaaatttatatatattatgcacaTTATaacgaattaattgttaaaaaaaaaaccattataATGGACTACTCCGTATATACGTGTCGTAATAACTTATGTTCGGGCCCCCCTGTGGAGCCCACTGTTCTAcataaattaccaaaatacccttcTAGGGAAATTACTGAAAATACCCTCAAACACAAACCTCTTGATGGGCTCAGACCAGAAGTTAGGGGCCCATATCTCAGCCTCTTACAGGCCCAAGATTCCATACCCCTACACTTGcctatatttactaataatgccatcctgcattactataaatatgtctCACATAATCATTACTGAGGTAGGCAATTATTCCCACACTGACTctctcactactttctctctctacaagaactgacttgagcgtcggagagggttttctcgggAACCCCCCCGAGCCAGTTTACGTTTGCCGTTTTTGTAGAACAAACCACAACCGATTGGAGGAAAACGACAGCCTGGTTGAAGAGGCTTCCCCTATTTTCACACTTAGCATTTTCTTCGCAGAAACAGTTGgtgccgtctgtggggaagtcaACTACAAGCCATGGTTAACACTCGACGAACCAGGCAACACTCCTCCTCTCATCGATCAGAGTCCTACCCCAATTACGTGTTGATGCCTACTCCGAGGAACGGAGATGATCACGATGGTGATCAGGACCATGAGAATCAACAGCCCCATGCCGAGGGTCACCCTGAGAACTTGGTCACCCGAAAGGATCTAGAGTATTTGGCTGCTCAAGTCAATGAGGCTATCCACAACCTCCAAGGAATGGGAGAAGGACCTTCAAGGAAACATCCAAACCACCCTACCAGCTCAAA
This sequence is a window from Spinacia oleracea cultivar Varoflay chromosome 1, BTI_SOV_V1, whole genome shotgun sequence. Protein-coding genes within it:
- the LOC110783992 gene encoding putative F-box protein At3g24700 gives rise to the protein MAAHLSDDLLSEILVRLPAKSLVRLRSTCKTWKSIITNPLFHKSHFHHCSSQKSPLIPSFLFFRSEGYIFSLNLDLNHKENTKNEVDRNFVSVTPPVEASLGSCNGLVCLHVINANVIIVWNPITNEYRDIESPINGYSICKSGFGFASSINDYKILLVVATRYYRRDSESIIYVYSFKKRKWRLLDFNVAVQGMGSSTTYAQINYEPWSNWRSITKIQEAVQLHEKFHWVVGPRCSNWGSITDYYILKFDLVKEIFERTSDMKGRITKHIKPKDMYTVKAFVGITRRNNLCVCQTIDSFWGDADVPTCVETWMLEGCDNDEGRESWKRLFKHRGDWRYMGDEHSLLKITGNARVMIMEKKNTNMEHMLVLDATQDTLKYVQVNNKYVAQHKRGDDIAYSITYLETLISPDSLFQLH